A stretch of DNA from Pangasianodon hypophthalmus isolate fPanHyp1 chromosome 2, fPanHyp1.pri, whole genome shotgun sequence:
TACTATATTGCTTCATTGTTGGATAAAACACCATACACAGTGCTTTGCTAAGACACATTTGTTTTATCCCAAGTCCTTTTCTATTCTCTAATgtcatgaattattattattttttttttttttaaacaaactctgaccaaaaaaaaaaaaagaactggttCTATGAAAATATGCATTGTAATTCTGTTGAAAATAGTTTAACTGACTGCCCCTTAGGGGAGTTTTGAGTAAACCTGTTTCGTTCTTTGCACAGgacacagaacaacaaaaaGAGAACCTATCTTAAACTCATTTTCATAAAGGCTTACAGCtgcaataaatgcaatgttAATACTGAGATTAAGACacaattttatttctgaatcaaaatatatttaagtaGCTTCCACTTTCAGAACACAGTGTTTACTTAAAATGAAATTGTTTCAACAAGCAATGGTGTAATAAGAAGCTTGGCCTATCTGGGAACTTTTAATAAAAGGGTGAAGCTCCATCATGAAGCTTGGTGAGATGATGCCAAGAGTGTGTGAAATACTGTTCTCAATTTGAAGTgtaaaatagttttgatttgtttaacactCTTGTTCACTGCATGTGCATCACTGCACTGTAGCAAAATGTCATCATTACTATtgtaaaacagaagaaaatagtaaaaatgaagaCCTATGAGCAGAGATGTGTCCAAACTTGACTATAGATGTGGTAGATTATTCTGGAGGTTCCTTTCCTGCATCACATAAATGTTCCAGACATCCCAGTATTAGAAACCTATGCAGTGTAATTCCTACCAAACGATGACTCCACCCACCTTATCAGGCCTGCGCTCACGGGGCGGTCTGGTAGGTCCGCCCCCACGGGCTCCTCTTCCTCCACGGGGTCCTCCGCGGCCACGTCCAGGGCGGCCCAGGTCTCCAAAGTTAATCTCCAGCTGGGACGTGATGTCATTGGCAGGCTTGCGGAAGTGGTGATCACCAGCAGCGTCATCTAATGGAGCCTGATAGAAACAAGAAAGcagtcattttcatttcatttaaacaagACTGTTTTTAATCTTCAAAGCAAATCTTTAGTGGTTTGAGATTCTGACCCACTATAGATTACTGGGCTTTAAATGTTTGACTACTGCCCAACTGCCTTTtgtaagcaacacacacacacaaaatatacatcCTTACATCCTTGGGCTTGGATTTGTGCAGCAGGTATCCTTTCTTCCAGTCAGTTCCCTCGTTGGCCTTGCGAAGGTTGAACTCAACCTTagttctttctttgtcctgctgGGCTTTCCATTCATCCAGGGTCATCTCCTTAGGCCCTTCCTCTTTCACCTCCTCAACCTCATTCTCCCTGAGATAAGATCACATTGAAAGGTCAGTGTGCCTCTGGTGAGTTTATTAATGGGTGAACGAATCACTACCCTGATCCAGATCTTATGTGATCAGAAATTACAATCAATTTGCATGATTAAGTaatctctgtataaatcacaggtATTGGAACGTCTTCACAAATGCATGGTATGCATGGTCATCAGACCAAAGATTCTATCTATGCTACATACACCTCCTgttaatacaaactgattgttttcACTTTTATTGTAAGTGCCTGTTGTAGTATGTGTGGCTGCACAAGCTGTACAAACTCACCTAAACCTCCGTACTCCAAACAGCTGGCTTAAATGTTgtccttattttatttctccccATTTTAACTACTGTCAATATCTGGTTTCAGTGGGAACTCAAATACACCAGTAATTACATTACTGCTCCTCCCCCTGTAAAGCTAATGACTTTACACTATAAAAGGTTATCACTTCAGAGACAAGCGCTATTTCATTTCTAGTCTATTGCTGTTTGTGCAAGAGCCTCCACTTTTCTTATACATACAACAAAGCTGTATATTCAAGATAGAACATTTaagaattaaaacatttcatagaTTCAGCCCTTGTACTAGGAGAACCAGAGAAACACTGTAATTAGAATCCTAACAGAATAATCAACAGACAAATAGCATAAACCAAAAGCAGTATACACACTTGTTCTCAGAGTCAGCGGGCGGGTGCTCCTCTCCCTCAGGGGTCTCCTCTGTGACATTTGACTGGTCAAGCTCACTGTAACAAGAATAAAGGCTTAATCAACCAACCAAAGATGCATAACGTGCAGCATGCATTAGTGCTTTTAGATATGAAATTCAGTTGATGTGTGGTTTGTCAAGCAGAACGACTTAGACCGGAATGTGTTAGGTTTAAACATACACAGCAAGCAAGATTGATTTGCCAAAAAATcaacagtgaattttttttgcctctCCACTGGGGAACTACAAATAGCCCCGACAGCCCGCACACAATCTACTCGACCCAGATTAGTAATATTGCCACCCTGAGTATGAGTGTGATGCTCTCCTGCTGCTGCACTGACCTCAGTTCGTCCTTGACAGTGCCCCAGTTATGagatcctcctcctcctcgcttCTCTTCTGGTTTAAGGCTGCTGAAACAAACACTCAGATTTAACTTCAATGATTGACTTCTTCATCTCAACCAACTTAATCAAATCAAAATTCAAAGAGATTTAGAGTGGTTTTAAAGGCACTGGAATCACTTACGACCGGTCACTGCCACTGTGTCTGTCGAATTCACGTTTGCCACGCGAGTCAAATCCGTCACTGCGGCCCATGCCTCTGCCTCGACCTCCACGGGCTCCTCTGCCGCCGCCACGGCCTCGGAACGGCCGCTCACCAACAGACCTGAAAAGAACAAACAGTATAATCTATGGCTAGTCTTGAGGAACACTTGCATTTCAGATTATTACATCACCCCCTTACTTTAGTGTTCAGAACATTAGGAGTGATATTCAGATCCACAAAACACCACTGTAATAATCTGTGAAAATTAGTGTTTGTAATGTTGAAGTTTTTAGACGTATAATAGCCATGTTTTAGTGGTACTGCAATAAAAGACACCCGTCTTTGTTTCAGTcttctatttacatttttctggcccagaaattagctcctCCCCCAATCAGCATACACCTGCTCCTCTCTACTACttttccataaaaggcaaacCAAATCATATCACAGCAGAAGAGGCGGAGTCAGTCAGAGGGAAAGGGATGTCCACGTTAATGTTTTCACTATAACTTATTTGTCTATTAGCCGTTTTTATACATCTTGACATTAAAACTGAACAATTTTAAAATCTCGGAGTTAACATTTTTCAGTTTGATGATTAggcttgtttatttttatatggaaATTCCACAGCCTTTGCATAATTTCCCACATCACCAGTTCAAGCTACACTAGAGCAAGGTGCATTATGACGTACACACTATTGCTCATGTATTAGGCTCAGCATTGCACACACATGATTAACCATGTTGTGAAATTAGTCAAAATCTATATGTATTCTCAGGTATGCTTGTGCAATCTGTCAGTTATAACACAGAATATATGTTGTACATCTAATTTCTTAAAgtcttataaataaattgataaaaagaaAGTCTCACTTGTCCACAGAGAACTCTCCACCCTCGGCTGGCTTGTCCTCAGAGGGTTTATCTGATCTGCGCTCGCGTGGAGGCCTTCTCTCAGTGCGTCGTTCTGCCTGGGGGCGACCCTCGCCCTGACCCCCCtgcggctgctgctgctgctgctgctgctgttgttgttgctgttgctgctgaGAGCCCTGCTGAGCCTGCTGCTGCTCTGGCCGCCGGCCCATCCTCCTCATgcctgaaacacaaacacaaaggacGGCTTAACCAAATGCATTTCagaatggcttttttttttttttttttttttaaacccaggTAAACTAGGAAGCCCCAAAGCAGATGCTTTTGAATAGGCTTTTGGTACACTTCATTgatgtggaaagaaaaaaagaaagcgtGACTAATTCACTTCAACGACTCTTGAGGAACAGAGGCTGCACGTCATCTACACACAATCTGAAAACAACAACGCAGTAATGGTGATGCAATAGTGCAGCAGCAGGGCACAGGAAGAGAGCTTGTTGATGGAAATGGTTGCCTCCACACACCAAAATAGCTTCTGTGGCCAACGCAGCTGTCTGTCCCTGCACCTGTCCGGCACTGACCAAATCTGACCCAACACAAACGGCGAGAAAAGCACGGACCCTGATCTGCACCGGTGTGCGTAAATGATTCACTTTGTGCCATTTGA
This window harbors:
- the serbp1a gene encoding SERPINE1 mRNA binding protein 1a isoform X1, with the protein product MPGHLQEGFGCVVTNRFDQLFDDEEDPFEVLKQAETKKKDAAAPGAAKTAAQAAKQPKKESQKDRKVPLPEKKEETTTPVPLKKEGMRRMGRRPEQQQAQQGSQQQQQQQQQQQQQQQPQGGQGEGRPQAERRTERRPPRERRSDKPSEDKPAEGGEFSVDKSVGERPFRGRGGGRGARGGRGRGMGRSDGFDSRGKREFDRHSGSDRSSLKPEEKRGGGGSHNWGTVKDELSELDQSNVTEETPEGEEHPPADSENKENEVEEVKEEGPKEMTLDEWKAQQDKERTKVEFNLRKANEGTDWKKGYLLHKSKPKDAPLDDAAGDHHFRKPANDITSQLEINFGDLGRPGRGRGGPRGGRGARGGGPTRPPRERRPDKLSGGSAPNVDDPEAFPALA
- the serbp1a gene encoding SERPINE1 mRNA binding protein 1a isoform X2 encodes the protein MPGHLQEGFGCVVTNRFDQLFDDEEDPFEVLKQAETKKKDAAAPGAAKTAAQAAKQPKKESQKDRKVPLPEKKEETTTPVPLKKEGMRRMGRRPEQQQAQQGSQQQQQQQQQQQQQQQPQGGQGEGRPQAERRTERRPPRERRSDKPSEDKPAEGGEFSVDKSVGERPFRGRGGGRGARGGRGRGMGRSDGFDSRGKREFDRHSGSDRSLKPEEKRGGGGSHNWGTVKDELSELDQSNVTEETPEGEEHPPADSENKENEVEEVKEEGPKEMTLDEWKAQQDKERTKVEFNLRKANEGTDWKKGYLLHKSKPKDAPLDDAAGDHHFRKPANDITSQLEINFGDLGRPGRGRGGPRGGRGARGGGPTRPPRERRPDKLSGGSAPNVDDPEAFPALA